The following proteins come from a genomic window of Hymenobacter canadensis:
- a CDS encoding cupin domain-containing protein, translated as MLLADDFFLEDSARPWETVGMGVRRKVLTYDPQLMLVRVEFAAGSIGAPHHHVHTQMTHVVSGVFEATVGGRMQVLRAGDTFYAPSEVVHGVVCVAAGELLDAFSPMREDFV; from the coding sequence ATGCTTCTCGCCGACGATTTTTTTCTGGAAGACAGCGCCCGGCCCTGGGAAACCGTGGGCATGGGGGTACGCCGGAAAGTGCTGACCTACGACCCGCAGCTGATGCTGGTACGGGTGGAGTTTGCGGCGGGAAGCATTGGGGCGCCGCACCACCACGTGCACACCCAGATGACTCACGTGGTTAGTGGCGTGTTCGAGGCCACCGTGGGCGGCCGGATGCAGGTGCTGCGGGCCGGCGACACGTTTTATGCGCCGTCGGAGGTGGTGCATGGGGTGGTGTGCGTGGCAGCCGGTGAGCTGCTTGATGCCTTCAGCCCCATGCGCGAGGACTTTGTGTAG
- the kduI gene encoding 5-dehydro-4-deoxy-D-glucuronate isomerase, protein MRQYYAIGPRETAAMNTAELRENFLLENLFVAGDIQLVYTHYDRMLVGGVVPTAEPIELPNPANLKADFFLQRRELGILNTGAAGTVTVDGTAYELGRQDCLYVGKDAREVVFASADAAEPAKFYLLSTPAHASHPTTRLTQAEATPVTMGALETANQRTIYKYIYADGIQSCQLVMGLTQLHAGSVWNTMPAHTHDRRMEAYLYFDLAEGQRVLHLMGQPQETRHLWVGEGQAILSPPWSVHSGCGTAGYTFIWGMGGENQEYTDMDPVAIPDLR, encoded by the coding sequence ATGCGTCAGTATTACGCCATCGGCCCGCGCGAAACAGCGGCAATGAACACTGCCGAGCTGCGGGAGAATTTTCTGCTCGAAAACCTGTTTGTGGCCGGTGATATTCAATTGGTATACACGCACTACGACCGGATGCTAGTGGGTGGCGTGGTGCCTACGGCAGAGCCGATTGAGCTGCCAAACCCCGCCAACCTGAAAGCTGATTTCTTCCTGCAACGCCGCGAGCTGGGCATCCTTAACACCGGCGCCGCCGGCACCGTGACCGTGGACGGCACCGCCTATGAGCTGGGTCGCCAGGACTGCCTCTACGTGGGCAAGGACGCCCGGGAAGTGGTTTTCGCCAGCGCCGACGCGGCCGAACCGGCTAAGTTCTACCTGCTCTCCACGCCGGCCCACGCCAGCCACCCCACTACCCGCCTCACGCAGGCCGAGGCCACGCCCGTGACCATGGGCGCGTTGGAAACCGCCAATCAGCGCACCATCTACAAGTACATCTACGCCGACGGCATCCAAAGCTGCCAGCTAGTGATGGGTCTCACGCAGCTGCACGCCGGCAGCGTCTGGAACACCATGCCCGCCCACACCCACGACCGGCGCATGGAAGCCTACCTCTACTTCGACTTGGCCGAGGGCCAGCGCGTGCTGCACCTCATGGGCCAGCCCCAGGAAACCCGCCATCTGTGGGTGGGAGAGGGGCAGGCCATTCTCTCGCCGCCGTGGTCGGTACACTCGGGCTGCGGCACGGCCGGCTACACCTTCATCTGGGGGATGGGCGGCGAAAACCAGGAATACACCGACATGGACCCCGTGGCCATTCCGGACTTGCGCTAG
- a CDS encoding SusC/RagA family TonB-linked outer membrane protein: protein MKRNLLLLAPLLVCAAAPAWAQQRRVQGVVKSDKGEGLPGVTVVVKGTTNGASTDGDGRFSLALPAGGNPALSISYIGYVAQEVVVGDRTDVNITLREDSKVLEDVVVIGYQEVQRRDVTGAVSSVGAQQIKDVPVNSAAEALTGRLAGVQLTSAEGTPGNANVQIRVRGGGSITQDNSPLYVVDGIQVENALSVISPQDIASVDVLKDASATAIYGARGANGVVIITTKKGREGKVVVTYNGFAGFRRLANKLDLMKPADYVDYQFERAQSIGTAAGGINTFKTAFGSKNFLSDTLNASRSAPFLDWQDQVFGRDAFQQTHNVSVAGGAKGTTYSLSLTDNQEEGIQKGSDYDRKLVNFRFDTKATEKLTIGLNVRFNNQKINGSGTSSSLSTVTSRLRNAVQFQPLAVPLAGAIDPNQFDEDFFQQSSLVNPIIAIDNEYRLDRRRTTNISGNVGLTILPNLIFRSTAGFDITDSKLETFNGRYSPTIRQQAGNYAALPFASVSSGVLTTINNSNVLSYSFSKGVHSVDALVGQEIYQQNSTTQYIQTNFLPLDITSNQALANINQGVLPAGTVAQPILPTTSVPINSRLLSGFSRLNYTFADKYLFTATFRADGSSKYAAGNRVGYFPAASLAWRVSQENFLKSITSISDLKLRVSYGLAGNNRINDFAFRQLFSGGAGEYWLNHIRVGGAAVPFLANENLKWETTVSRNLGMDLALFSNRVQFTADAYYNTTRDLLVNVPIPVVVGYSSQLQNIGSTSNRGLELQLSGTVLQTPDFTWTANVNTSFNRGRIESLGGAPNIPGVYSGWASTAISQDFVARVGDPIGLMYGYVTDGFYTPDDFESYNAITRTGTLKAGIASNAGVQGQPVMPGIIKLKDLNGDGVVNDLDRTVIGNANPKLTGGFNQQFAYKGFDASVFLNFVYGNDIYNANKIEFTSAVNPLSNMLDITSDRYRTIDANGAPITTLDGFRQANPDAKLWQPTRQLFTHSWAIEDGSFLRVNNVTLGYSLPKELISRAKFTQVRFYVTGNNLYTFTKYTGYDPEANTRRATGLTPGVDYAAYPRSRALLFGVNLGL, encoded by the coding sequence ATGAAAAGAAATTTACTGTTGCTCGCACCGCTGCTGGTGTGCGCAGCGGCTCCCGCCTGGGCGCAGCAGCGCCGGGTGCAGGGGGTTGTGAAATCCGATAAAGGCGAAGGCCTGCCGGGCGTGACAGTAGTGGTGAAAGGCACCACCAACGGCGCTTCCACCGACGGCGACGGCCGCTTCTCTCTGGCGTTGCCGGCCGGCGGCAACCCTGCCCTCAGCATCAGCTACATCGGTTACGTGGCGCAGGAAGTGGTGGTGGGCGACCGGACGGACGTGAACATCACGCTGCGCGAAGACAGCAAGGTGCTGGAGGATGTGGTGGTGATTGGCTACCAGGAAGTGCAGCGCCGCGACGTGACGGGCGCCGTGTCGTCGGTGGGCGCGCAGCAGATCAAGGACGTGCCGGTGAACTCCGCCGCCGAGGCCCTGACGGGCCGCCTGGCCGGCGTGCAGCTCACCTCCGCCGAAGGCACGCCCGGCAATGCCAACGTGCAGATCCGGGTGCGCGGTGGCGGCTCCATCACCCAGGATAACTCGCCACTGTACGTGGTGGACGGAATTCAGGTGGAAAACGCGCTGAGCGTGATTTCGCCCCAGGATATTGCCTCCGTCGATGTGCTCAAGGATGCTTCGGCCACGGCCATCTACGGCGCCCGGGGCGCCAACGGCGTCGTGATTATCACCACCAAAAAAGGCCGCGAAGGCAAGGTGGTGGTGACCTACAACGGCTTTGCCGGCTTCCGCCGTTTGGCCAACAAGCTCGACCTGATGAAGCCCGCCGATTACGTGGACTACCAGTTCGAGCGCGCGCAGTCCATCGGCACGGCCGCTGGCGGCATCAATACCTTTAAAACGGCGTTCGGCAGCAAGAACTTCCTGTCGGATACGCTCAACGCCAGCCGCAGTGCGCCGTTCCTCGATTGGCAGGACCAGGTGTTCGGGCGCGACGCGTTTCAGCAGACTCACAACGTTTCGGTGGCGGGCGGCGCCAAGGGTACCACGTACTCGCTGAGCCTCACCGACAACCAGGAAGAAGGCATCCAGAAGGGCTCCGACTACGACCGGAAGCTGGTGAATTTCCGCTTCGATACCAAAGCCACCGAGAAGCTCACCATCGGGCTGAACGTGCGCTTCAACAACCAGAAAATCAACGGCTCGGGTACGTCCAGCTCGCTGTCTACGGTTACGTCGCGGCTGCGCAACGCGGTGCAGTTTCAGCCGCTGGCCGTGCCGCTGGCGGGTGCCATTGATCCTAACCAGTTCGATGAGGACTTCTTCCAGCAGTCGAGCCTGGTGAACCCCATCATTGCCATCGACAACGAGTACCGCTTGGACCGCCGCCGCACCACCAACATCAGCGGCAACGTGGGCCTGACGATTCTGCCCAACCTGATTTTCCGGTCGACGGCCGGTTTCGACATCACCGATTCCAAGCTCGAAACCTTCAACGGCCGCTACTCGCCCACCATCCGGCAGCAGGCCGGCAACTACGCCGCGCTGCCGTTTGCCTCGGTGAGCTCGGGCGTGCTGACCACCATCAACAACTCCAACGTGCTGAGCTACTCCTTCTCGAAGGGTGTGCACAGCGTGGACGCGCTGGTGGGGCAGGAAATCTACCAGCAGAACAGCACCACCCAGTACATCCAGACCAACTTCCTGCCGCTGGATATCACCTCCAACCAGGCGCTGGCCAATATCAACCAGGGCGTGCTGCCGGCCGGTACCGTGGCCCAGCCGATTCTGCCCACCACCAGCGTGCCCATCAACTCGCGCCTGCTCTCGGGCTTCAGCCGCCTCAACTACACCTTCGCCGACAAGTACCTGTTCACGGCCACGTTCCGCGCCGACGGCTCATCGAAGTACGCCGCGGGCAACCGGGTGGGCTACTTCCCGGCCGCCTCGTTGGCCTGGCGCGTGTCGCAGGAGAATTTCCTGAAGTCGATTACGTCTATTTCGGATCTGAAGCTGCGCGTGAGCTACGGCCTGGCCGGCAACAACCGCATCAACGACTTCGCGTTCCGGCAGCTGTTTTCGGGCGGCGCCGGCGAGTACTGGCTGAACCACATCCGGGTGGGCGGCGCGGCCGTGCCGTTCCTGGCCAACGAAAATCTGAAGTGGGAAACCACGGTGTCGCGCAACCTGGGCATGGACCTGGCCCTGTTCAGCAACCGGGTGCAGTTCACGGCCGACGCCTACTACAACACCACCCGCGACCTGCTCGTGAACGTGCCGATTCCGGTGGTGGTAGGCTACAGCTCGCAGCTGCAGAACATCGGCTCGACCAGCAACCGCGGCCTGGAGCTGCAGTTGAGCGGCACGGTGCTCCAGACGCCGGACTTCACCTGGACCGCTAACGTGAATACGTCCTTCAACCGGGGCCGGATTGAGAGCCTGGGCGGCGCGCCCAACATTCCGGGCGTGTACTCGGGCTGGGCCAGCACGGCCATCTCGCAGGACTTCGTGGCCCGCGTCGGCGACCCTATCGGGTTGATGTACGGTTACGTGACGGACGGTTTCTACACCCCCGACGACTTCGAGAGCTATAATGCCATCACCCGCACGGGCACGCTGAAAGCCGGCATTGCCTCCAACGCCGGGGTGCAGGGCCAGCCGGTGATGCCGGGCATCATCAAGCTGAAGGACCTGAACGGCGACGGCGTGGTGAATGACCTCGACCGCACGGTTATCGGCAATGCCAACCCCAAGCTCACGGGCGGCTTCAACCAGCAGTTTGCTTACAAGGGCTTCGATGCCAGTGTGTTCCTCAACTTCGTGTACGGCAACGATATCTACAATGCCAACAAGATTGAGTTCACCTCGGCCGTGAATCCGCTCAGCAACATGCTGGACATCACCTCCGACCGGTACCGCACCATCGACGCCAACGGCGCCCCGATTACCACCCTCGACGGCTTCCGCCAGGCCAACCCCGACGCCAAGCTCTGGCAGCCCACGCGCCAGCTGTTCACGCACTCCTGGGCCATCGAAGACGGCTCGTTCCTGCGCGTCAACAACGTGACGCTGGGCTACTCGCTGCCGAAAGAGCTCATCAGCCGGGCCAAGTTCACGCAGGTGCGCTTCTACGTGACGGGCAACAACCTCTACACGTTCACGAAATACACCGGCTACGACCCCGAGGCCAACACGCGCCGCGCCACCGGCCTCACGCCGGGCGTCGATTATGCCGCCTACCCGCGCAGCCGCGCCCTGCTGTTCGGCGTGAACCTGGGCCTGTAA
- a CDS encoding RagB/SusD family nutrient uptake outer membrane protein: MKPTFFRSTLSAAALTLLLGIGGCKDYLEADPDAYYTTEQIFSSVSGATTAVITAYDLLSGDRTYGTRLNLYYPYDTDELIGAPGAANAGNRGLARYKAQPTNPEIVNPWGDLYSGVEKANICIKNIPQMALYRTGTAADTAALHRLHGEALTLRAQYLYELIRNWGDVPAPLTPTDPSQSFQLPSVDRNVTLDTLIANLGKAQKLVPWRSKAGAVNERITKGAVKALRARLALQRGGYSTSATTGQISRPADYLTYYRIAQVECAELMRNRGEHTLNTSFYDLFKSFNEQRKESANEVIFEVAMGGSSATADSKLGYYDGPRLNTSPVFGSTQGSIVAVPTYFYAFDSTDVRRDITLTPYQINSSNNQVATTLAIVTTGKFRRDWRVPTLTGAGNYLGYNWPLIRFADVLLMFAEAENELNGPTSAARTALLEVRTRGFGGNATRAAAGLNLTSKEAFFTVLKKERLLEFGGEGIRKYDLLRWGQLASQLAETKAELAKMQLAQAPYNTVPQYMYYRVVNTQLQWARSFYRPSPAATPSGTTRVDWRQAITAAYITNTRPGGTGLAADFEPAKGKELMPIPQSTLDTNPNVKQNFGY; encoded by the coding sequence ATGAAACCTACCTTCTTTCGTTCTACCCTCAGTGCCGCGGCCCTGACCCTGCTCCTCGGGATAGGAGGCTGCAAAGACTACCTGGAAGCTGATCCGGACGCGTACTACACGACGGAGCAGATTTTTAGCTCGGTGAGCGGCGCCACTACGGCCGTCATCACGGCCTACGACCTGCTGTCCGGCGACCGGACCTACGGCACCCGCCTCAACCTGTACTACCCCTACGATACCGACGAGCTGATTGGCGCGCCCGGCGCCGCCAACGCCGGCAACCGCGGCCTCGCGCGCTACAAGGCCCAGCCCACCAACCCCGAGATTGTGAACCCCTGGGGTGACCTGTACTCGGGCGTGGAAAAGGCCAACATCTGCATCAAGAACATCCCGCAGATGGCGCTCTACCGCACCGGTACCGCCGCCGACACCGCCGCCCTGCACCGCCTGCACGGCGAGGCCCTGACGTTGCGGGCCCAGTATCTGTATGAGCTGATCCGCAACTGGGGCGACGTTCCGGCTCCGCTCACGCCCACCGATCCGTCGCAGAGCTTCCAGCTGCCTTCCGTTGACCGCAACGTGACCTTGGATACGCTGATTGCCAACCTCGGCAAAGCCCAGAAGCTGGTGCCGTGGCGTTCCAAAGCCGGGGCCGTGAATGAGCGCATCACCAAGGGCGCCGTGAAAGCCCTGCGTGCCCGCCTGGCGCTGCAGCGCGGCGGCTACTCCACCAGCGCCACCACCGGCCAGATTTCGCGCCCCGCCGACTACCTCACGTACTACCGCATTGCCCAGGTGGAATGCGCCGAGCTGATGCGTAACCGCGGCGAGCACACGCTCAATACCAGCTTCTACGACCTGTTCAAGAGCTTCAACGAGCAGCGTAAGGAAAGCGCTAACGAGGTGATTTTTGAAGTAGCCATGGGCGGCAGCAGCGCCACCGCCGATAGCAAGCTGGGCTACTACGACGGTCCGCGCCTGAATACGTCGCCGGTTTTCGGCTCGACGCAGGGCTCCATCGTGGCCGTGCCGACGTACTTCTACGCCTTCGACTCGACGGACGTTCGCCGCGACATCACGCTCACGCCGTACCAGATCAACAGCAGCAACAACCAGGTAGCTACCACCCTGGCCATCGTGACCACCGGCAAGTTTCGCCGCGACTGGCGCGTGCCAACCCTCACGGGCGCCGGCAACTACCTCGGCTACAACTGGCCCCTCATCCGCTTTGCCGACGTGCTGCTGATGTTTGCCGAGGCTGAAAACGAGCTGAACGGGCCTACTTCGGCGGCCCGTACGGCGCTGCTGGAAGTGCGCACCCGGGGCTTCGGCGGCAACGCCACCCGCGCCGCCGCCGGCCTCAATCTGACTTCCAAGGAGGCTTTCTTCACTGTTTTGAAGAAGGAGCGCCTGCTGGAATTTGGCGGCGAAGGTATCCGCAAGTACGACCTGTTGCGCTGGGGCCAGCTGGCTTCTCAGCTCGCTGAAACCAAGGCTGAGCTGGCCAAAATGCAGTTGGCCCAGGCGCCTTACAACACGGTGCCGCAATACATGTACTACCGCGTGGTGAACACCCAGCTGCAGTGGGCCCGCTCGTTTTACCGCCCTTCGCCGGCCGCTACGCCATCGGGCACCACCCGCGTCGACTGGCGCCAGGCCATTACGGCCGCCTACATCACCAACACCCGCCCCGGCGGCACCGGTTTGGCTGCTGACTTCGAGCCTGCCAAAGGCAAGGAGCTGATGCCGATTCCGCAGAGCACGCTCGACACCAATCCTAACGTGAAGCAGAATTTCGGCTACTAA